A genomic stretch from Enterobacter oligotrophicus includes:
- the glgB gene encoding 1,4-alpha-glucan branching enzyme: MSDRVDRDVINALIAGHFADPFSVLGMHRTEAGLEVRALLPDATEVWVIEPKTGRKVGNLECLDSRGFFSGVMPRRKNPFRYQLAVIWHGQQNLIDDPYSFGPLLKEMDAWLLSEGTHLRPYETLGAHADTMDGITGTRFSVWAPNARRVSVVGQFNYWDGRRHPMRLRRETGIWELFIPGAHNGQLYKFEMIDANGKLRIKADPYAFEAQMRPDTASLICGLPEKVVQSEERKQANRFDAPISVYEVHLGSWRRHTDNNFWLSYRELADQLVPYAKWMGFTHLELLPVNEHPFDGSWGYQPTGLYAPTRRFGTRDDFRYFINAAHAAGLNVILDWVPGHFPSDDFGLSDFDGTKLYEHSDPREGYHQDWNTLIYNYGRREVTNYLVGNALYWIERFGIDALRVDAVASMIYRDYSRKEGEWIPNEFGGRENLEAIEFLRNTNRILGEQVEGAVTMAEESTDFPGVSRPPSTGGLGFWYKWNLGWMHDTLDYMKLDPVHRKYHHDKLTFGLLYNYTENFMLPLSHDEVVHGKKSILDRMPGDAWQKFANLRAYYGWMFAFPGKKLLFMGNEFAQGREWNHDTSLDWHLLEGGDNWHHGVQRLVRDLNLTYRHHKALHELDFDPYGFEWLVVDDHERSVFVFVRRDKAGNEIIVASNFTPVPREHYRFGINQAGKWREILNTDSMHYHGSNAGNGGLVQSDAIESHGRPNSLSLTLPPLGTIWLVREGE, translated from the coding sequence ATGTCCGATCGTGTGGATAGAGACGTGATTAATGCGCTTATTGCGGGTCATTTTGCTGACCCCTTTTCGGTGCTCGGCATGCACCGTACAGAGGCTGGACTGGAAGTCCGGGCGCTGTTGCCGGATGCCACAGAAGTCTGGGTGATTGAACCTAAAACCGGCCGCAAGGTGGGTAATCTGGAATGCCTCGATTCCCGTGGCTTCTTCTCGGGCGTAATGCCTCGTCGTAAAAACCCTTTTCGCTATCAGCTCGCCGTTATCTGGCACGGCCAGCAGAATCTGATTGACGATCCCTACAGCTTTGGCCCTCTGCTTAAAGAGATGGATGCCTGGCTGCTGTCTGAAGGAACCCATCTGCGGCCTTATGAAACGCTGGGTGCGCATGCGGATACGATGGACGGCATTACCGGCACGCGCTTTTCCGTATGGGCACCGAACGCCCGGCGCGTCTCCGTGGTCGGGCAGTTCAACTACTGGGATGGTCGCCGTCATCCCATGCGCCTGCGCCGTGAAACCGGCATCTGGGAGCTGTTTATCCCCGGCGCGCACAACGGTCAGCTCTATAAATTTGAAATGATCGACGCCAACGGCAAGCTGCGCATTAAGGCTGATCCGTATGCCTTCGAAGCGCAGATGCGCCCGGATACCGCCTCGCTGATTTGCGGCCTGCCGGAAAAAGTTGTCCAGAGCGAGGAGCGCAAGCAGGCCAACCGTTTCGATGCCCCGATTTCGGTCTATGAGGTGCATCTCGGCTCCTGGCGTCGCCACACCGATAACAATTTCTGGCTGAGCTACCGCGAGCTGGCCGATCAACTGGTGCCGTATGCCAAATGGATGGGCTTTACCCATCTTGAGTTGCTGCCGGTTAACGAACATCCGTTCGACGGCAGCTGGGGCTACCAGCCAACCGGGCTGTATGCCCCGACGCGGCGCTTTGGCACGCGCGATGATTTCCGCTATTTCATCAACGCCGCGCACGCCGCCGGGCTGAACGTGATCCTCGACTGGGTGCCGGGCCATTTCCCGTCCGATGATTTCGGCTTATCCGATTTCGATGGCACGAAGCTGTACGAGCACAGCGACCCGCGCGAAGGCTATCACCAGGACTGGAACACGCTGATCTACAACTACGGTCGCCGTGAAGTGACGAACTACCTGGTGGGGAACGCCCTCTACTGGATTGAACGTTTCGGCATTGATGCCCTGCGTGTCGACGCGGTGGCGTCAATGATTTATCGCGACTACAGCCGTAAAGAAGGGGAGTGGATACCGAACGAATTTGGCGGTCGTGAAAACCTCGAAGCGATAGAGTTTCTGCGCAACACCAACCGCATTCTCGGTGAGCAGGTGGAAGGCGCAGTCACCATGGCGGAAGAGTCGACGGATTTCCCCGGCGTCTCCCGTCCGCCGTCAACGGGTGGCCTGGGGTTCTGGTACAAGTGGAACCTCGGCTGGATGCACGACACGCTCGACTACATGAAGCTCGATCCGGTTCATCGCAAGTACCACCACGATAAGCTCACCTTCGGGCTGCTCTACAACTACACCGAAAACTTCATGCTGCCGCTGTCCCACGATGAAGTGGTTCACGGCAAGAAATCTATTCTCGATCGTATGCCGGGTGATGCGTGGCAGAAGTTCGCCAACCTGCGCGCCTACTACGGCTGGATGTTCGCTTTCCCTGGTAAGAAGCTGCTGTTTATGGGCAATGAGTTCGCCCAGGGGCGCGAGTGGAACCACGACACCAGCCTCGACTGGCATCTGCTGGAGGGTGGCGACAACTGGCACCACGGCGTACAGCGTCTGGTGCGCGACCTGAACCTGACCTATCGCCACCACAAAGCGCTGCACGAGCTGGATTTCGACCCTTACGGCTTTGAGTGGCTGGTGGTGGATGACCATGAACGCTCGGTGTTTGTCTTTGTGCGTCGTGATAAGGCCGGTAATGAGATTATCGTCGCCAGCAATTTCACGCCTGTTCCGCGCGAACATTACCGTTTCGGCATTAATCAGGCCGGTAAATGGCGCGAAATTCTGAATACCGACTCCATGCATTACCACGGCAGCAACGCCGGAAACGGTGGGCTGGTGCAAAGCGATGCCATCGAAAGTCACGGTCGTCCGAATTCCCTGAGCCTGACGCTGCCGCCGCTCGGCACCATCTGGCTGGTGCGGGAGGGAGAATGA
- the glgC gene encoding glucose-1-phosphate adenylyltransferase: MVRLEKNDPLMLARQLPLKTVALILAGGRGTRLKDLTIKRAKPAVHFGGKFRIIDFALSNCLNSGIRRIGVITQYQSHTLVQHIQRGWSFFSEEMNEFVDLLPAQQRVHGENWYRGTADAVTQNLDIIRRYNAEYIVILAGDHIYKQDYSHMLIDHVEKGARCTVACLPVPVAEATAFGVMHVDADDKIIDFVEKPANPPTMPGDDTKSLASMGIYVFDADYLYALLEEDDKDENSSHDFGKDIIPKITKAGMAYAHPFPLSCVQSDPNSEPYWRDVGTLEAYWKANLDLASVTPELDMYDQNWPIRTHMESLPPAKFVQDRSGSHGMTLNSLVSGGCIISGSVVVQSVLFPRVRVNSFCNIDSAVLLPDVWVGRSCRLRRCVIDRACVIPEGMVIGENAEEDARRFYRSEEGIVLVTREMLRKLQVKQER; the protein is encoded by the coding sequence ATGGTTAGATTAGAGAAGAACGATCCCTTAATGTTGGCACGCCAGCTACCATTAAAAACTGTTGCCCTGATACTCGCAGGCGGGCGTGGCACCCGTCTTAAAGATTTGACCATCAAGCGCGCCAAACCGGCCGTTCACTTTGGTGGTAAGTTCCGCATTATCGACTTCGCGCTGTCCAACTGCCTGAATTCCGGCATTCGCCGCATTGGCGTTATTACTCAGTATCAGTCGCACACGCTGGTGCAGCACATTCAGCGCGGCTGGTCTTTTTTCAGCGAAGAGATGAACGAGTTTGTCGACCTGCTGCCTGCGCAGCAGCGCGTTCACGGTGAAAACTGGTATCGCGGCACGGCGGATGCGGTGACGCAAAACCTCGACATCATTCGCCGCTATAACGCGGAATACATCGTGATCCTCGCCGGGGACCATATCTACAAGCAAGACTACTCCCACATGCTGATCGACCACGTCGAAAAAGGGGCGCGTTGCACCGTGGCGTGTCTGCCGGTGCCCGTTGCGGAGGCGACAGCGTTTGGCGTGATGCACGTGGATGCAGATGACAAGATTATCGACTTCGTTGAAAAACCGGCGAACCCACCGACCATGCCAGGGGATGACACCAAATCGCTTGCCAGCATGGGGATCTATGTCTTTGATGCCGATTACCTTTACGCGCTGCTGGAAGAGGACGACAAAGACGAAAACTCCAGCCACGACTTCGGTAAAGACATTATCCCGAAAATCACCAAAGCTGGCATGGCGTATGCACATCCCTTCCCGTTGTCCTGCGTACAGTCTGACCCGAATTCTGAACCGTACTGGCGCGATGTCGGCACCCTGGAAGCGTACTGGAAGGCGAACCTGGACCTGGCGTCCGTCACGCCGGAGCTGGATATGTATGACCAGAACTGGCCGATTCGCACGCATATGGAGTCCCTGCCGCCCGCGAAGTTTGTGCAGGATCGCTCCGGCAGCCACGGCATGACCCTGAATTCGCTGGTCTCTGGCGGGTGCATTATCTCCGGTTCGGTCGTGGTGCAGTCGGTGCTGTTCCCACGCGTGCGCGTGAATTCATTCTGTAACATCGACTCGGCGGTTCTGCTGCCGGATGTCTGGGTGGGGCGCTCATGTCGTCTCCGCCGTTGCGTAATCGACCGTGCCTGCGTCATTCCTGAGGGCATGGTGATAGGAGAAAACGCGGAGGAGGACGCACGTCGCTTCTACCGTTCAGAAGAAGGGATCGTGTTGGTCACACGGGAAATGCTGCGGAAACTGCAGGTCAAACAGGAGCGATAA
- the yhgN gene encoding NAAT family transporter YhgN, protein MSEIISAAVLLILIMDPLGNLPIFMSVLKHTEPKRRRAIMIRELLIALLVMFIFLFAGEKILAFLNLRAETVSISGGIILFLIAIKMIFPSAEGSSSGLPAGEEPFIVPLAIPLVAGPTILATLMLLSHQYPNQMSHLVIALLIAWGGTFIILLQSSLFLRLLGEKGVNALERLMGLILVMMATQMFLDGIRAWMKG, encoded by the coding sequence ATGAGTGAAATCATTTCCGCAGCGGTTTTATTGATCCTGATTATGGATCCACTCGGAAACCTGCCTATCTTCATGTCGGTGCTGAAGCACACCGAGCCAAAGCGCCGTCGGGCGATCATGATCCGCGAGCTGCTCATCGCCCTGCTGGTGATGTTTATCTTCCTGTTTGCCGGTGAAAAAATCCTCGCCTTCCTGAATCTGCGCGCTGAAACGGTCTCCATTTCCGGCGGGATTATCCTGTTCCTGATTGCCATCAAGATGATTTTCCCAAGCGCCGAAGGCAGCAGCAGCGGCCTGCCCGCGGGTGAGGAGCCGTTTATCGTGCCGCTGGCGATCCCACTGGTCGCCGGGCCGACGATTCTGGCAACGCTGATGCTGCTGTCGCACCAGTATCCGAATCAGATGAGCCATCTGGTGATTGCCCTGCTGATTGCCTGGGGCGGGACGTTTATCATCCTGCTGCAGTCGTCGCTGTTCCTGCGCCTGCTGGGTGAGAAAGGGGTGAACGCCCTGGAGCGTCTGATGGGGTTGATTCTGGTGATGATGGCAACGCAGATGTTCCTGGACGGGATTAGGGCGTGGATGAAAGGCTGA
- the glgX gene encoding glycogen debranching protein GlgX — MTQLTAGKPEPLGASVDGKGVNFTLFSAHAERVELCVFDGEGNEHRYDLPARTGDIWHGYLAGGRPGMHYGFRVHGPWEPSQGHWFNPAKLLIDPCAHRVDGEFKDDPIFHVGYGEPDHRDSASVAPKSVVVNDLYDWEDDAPPRTPWGNTVIYEAHVKGLTYLHPSIPKEMRGTYMALGHPTMVAYLKHLGITALELLPVAHFASEPRLQRLGLSNYWGYNPLAMFALDPRYAVHPEKARDEFRDAVKALHAAGIEVILDVVLNHSAESDLDGPTLSQRGIDNRSYYWIREDGDYDNWTGCGNTLNLSHPAVTHYAYECLKYWVETFHVDGFRFDLAPVMGRTPAFSQQAPLFEAIKNCPVLSQVKLIAEPWDIGEGGYQVGNFPPLFAEWNDHYRDAMRRFWLERSLSLGEFAGRFAGSSDLFKRDGKRPSATINLVTAHDGFTLRDCVCFNQKHNEANGEENRDGTNNNHSFNHGIEGLGGSLDIIERRRASVHALLTTLLLSQGTPMLLAGDEHGHSQHGNNNAYCQDNTLTWLDWGEANSGLTHFTAALIHLRQQIPALTADSWWEEGDGNVCWLNKDAQPLSAQEWQHGVPCLQILLSDRWLVTLNATDDVAEIVLPDGEWRAIPPFAGADNPVVMAVWHGPAHGVCVFQR, encoded by the coding sequence ATGACGCAACTCACGGCAGGGAAACCCGAACCGCTCGGGGCGAGTGTTGACGGAAAGGGGGTGAATTTCACGCTCTTTTCCGCGCACGCGGAGCGGGTAGAACTCTGTGTGTTTGACGGGGAAGGCAACGAGCACCGCTACGATCTGCCTGCGCGTACAGGGGATATCTGGCACGGTTACCTGGCCGGAGGGCGTCCGGGCATGCACTACGGTTTTCGCGTTCACGGCCCGTGGGAGCCTTCGCAGGGGCACTGGTTTAACCCGGCGAAGCTGCTGATCGACCCGTGCGCGCACCGCGTGGACGGCGAGTTTAAAGACGATCCGATTTTCCACGTTGGCTACGGTGAACCCGATCATCGTGACAGCGCATCCGTCGCACCGAAAAGCGTGGTGGTGAACGATCTCTACGACTGGGAAGACGATGCCCCGCCGCGCACGCCGTGGGGTAACACGGTTATCTACGAAGCGCATGTGAAAGGGCTGACGTACCTGCACCCGTCGATCCCGAAAGAGATGCGCGGCACCTATATGGCGCTTGGGCATCCGACGATGGTGGCCTATCTGAAGCATTTAGGGATCACTGCGCTGGAACTGCTGCCGGTGGCGCATTTCGCCAGCGAGCCGCGCCTGCAGCGCCTGGGGCTAAGTAACTACTGGGGCTACAACCCGCTGGCGATGTTCGCCCTCGACCCGCGCTATGCGGTGCACCCGGAGAAGGCGCGGGACGAGTTTCGCGATGCGGTGAAAGCGCTTCATGCGGCGGGCATTGAGGTCATTCTGGACGTGGTGTTGAACCACAGCGCCGAAAGCGATCTCGACGGCCCGACGCTCTCGCAGCGCGGAATTGATAACCGTAGCTATTATTGGATCAGGGAGGATGGTGATTACGACAACTGGACCGGTTGCGGTAACACGCTCAATCTCAGCCATCCTGCGGTGACGCATTACGCATACGAATGCCTGAAATACTGGGTGGAAACCTTCCACGTGGACGGTTTTCGTTTCGATTTAGCACCGGTGATGGGGCGGACACCGGCATTCAGCCAGCAGGCACCGCTGTTTGAGGCGATCAAAAACTGCCCGGTGCTTTCACAGGTGAAGCTGATTGCCGAGCCGTGGGACATTGGCGAAGGCGGTTATCAGGTGGGAAATTTCCCGCCGCTGTTTGCCGAGTGGAACGATCATTATCGCGATGCCATGCGCCGCTTCTGGCTTGAGAGGAGCCTGTCGCTGGGGGAATTTGCCGGACGTTTTGCCGGTTCGAGCGATCTCTTTAAGCGCGACGGCAAACGCCCGTCGGCCACCATCAATCTGGTGACGGCGCACGACGGTTTTACGCTGCGCGACTGCGTTTGTTTCAATCAGAAACACAATGAAGCAAACGGCGAAGAGAATCGCGATGGGACTAACAATAACCATAGCTTTAACCATGGTATAGAAGGGTTAGGCGGAAGTCTGGACATCATTGAGCGGCGACGCGCCAGCGTTCATGCGCTGCTGACGACGCTTTTGTTGTCTCAGGGGACACCGATGCTACTGGCGGGCGATGAACACGGCCACAGCCAGCACGGTAACAACAACGCCTATTGCCAGGACAACACCTTAACCTGGCTCGACTGGGGGGAAGCGAACAGCGGGTTAACCCATTTTACCGCGGCGCTGATCCACCTTCGCCAGCAGATCCCCGCCCTCACCGCCGACAGCTGGTGGGAAGAGGGCGACGGCAACGTCTGCTGGCTCAACAAAGACGCGCAACCGTTGAGCGCGCAAGAGTGGCAACACGGCGTACCCTGCCTGCAAATCCTGCTTTCGGACAGGTGGCTGGTGACGCTGAATGCGACGGATGACGTCGCTGAGATTGTTTTACCTGACGGGGAGTGGCGCGCCATTCCCCCCTTTGCCGGAGCGGATAATCCGGTTGTTATGGCTGTCTGGCACGGGCCTGCGCACGGAGTGTGCGTATTCCAAAGATGA
- the asd gene encoding aspartate-semialdehyde dehydrogenase gives MKNVGFIGWRGMVGSVLMQRMVEERDFDAIRPVFFSTSQLGQAAPSFGGTTGTLQDAYDLEALKALDIIVTCQGGDYTNEIYPKLRESGWQGYWIDAASSLRMKDDAIIILDPVNQNVITDGLNNGVKTFVGGNCTVSLMLMSLGGLFAQDLVEWVSVATYQAASGGGARHMRELLTQMGQLHHSVATELADPASAILDIERKVTQLTRSGELPVDNFGVPLAGGLIPWIDKQLDNGQTREEWKGQAETNKILATANTIPVDGLCVRIGALRCHSQAFTIKLKKDVSIPTVEELLAAHNPWAKVVPNDRDITMRELTPAAVTGTLTTPVGRLRKLNMGPEYLSAFTVGDQLLWGAAEPLRRMLRQLA, from the coding sequence ATGAAAAACGTTGGTTTTATCGGCTGGCGCGGTATGGTCGGCTCTGTACTCATGCAACGCATGGTTGAAGAGCGCGATTTCGACGCCATCCGCCCGGTCTTCTTCTCCACTTCCCAGCTCGGCCAGGCTGCGCCTTCATTCGGCGGCACCACCGGCACGTTGCAGGATGCTTACGATCTGGAAGCGCTGAAGGCACTCGACATTATTGTTACGTGCCAGGGCGGCGATTATACCAACGAAATCTATCCAAAGCTGCGTGAAAGCGGCTGGCAGGGCTACTGGATTGACGCAGCCTCTTCGCTGCGTATGAAAGACGATGCCATCATCATTCTCGACCCGGTTAACCAGAACGTGATAACCGACGGCCTGAACAACGGCGTGAAAACCTTTGTCGGCGGCAACTGCACCGTCAGCCTGATGCTGATGTCCCTGGGCGGCCTGTTCGCGCAGGATCTGGTGGAGTGGGTTTCCGTGGCGACGTATCAGGCGGCTTCCGGCGGCGGCGCGCGTCACATGCGCGAGCTGCTGACCCAGATGGGCCAGTTGCACCACAGCGTTGCGACCGAACTGGCAGACCCGGCGTCCGCCATTCTCGATATCGAACGTAAAGTCACTCAGTTGACCCGCAGCGGCGAGCTGCCGGTGGATAACTTTGGTGTACCGCTGGCTGGTGGCCTGATCCCGTGGATCGACAAACAGCTGGATAACGGCCAGACCCGCGAAGAGTGGAAAGGCCAGGCCGAGACTAACAAAATCCTCGCGACCGCGAACACCATTCCGGTTGACGGCCTGTGCGTGCGTATCGGCGCGCTGCGCTGCCACAGCCAGGCCTTCACCATTAAACTGAAAAAAGATGTGTCTATTCCGACCGTGGAAGAGCTGCTGGCCGCGCACAACCCGTGGGCGAAAGTGGTGCCAAACGATCGCGATATCACCATGCGTGAACTGACTCCGGCAGCCGTTACCGGCACGCTGACCACGCCGGTTGGCCGTCTGCGTAAGCTCAATATGGGGCCGGAGTACCTCTCCGCCTTCACCGTCGGCGACCAGCTCTTGTGGGGCGCAGCCGAGCCGCTGCGCCGCATGCTACGCCAGCTGGCGTAA